A segment of the Superficieibacter sp. HKU1 genome:
TGCTCCGGCGGCGCGGATTCCACAATCCGCCCGTCGGCCATCAGGATCACGTTATCCGCTACGGTGCGGGCAAAGCCCATCTCATGCGTCACGACGATCATCGTCATCCCACCCTTTGCCAAATCCAGCATTACATCCAGCACTTCCTTAATCATCTCCGGATCAAGCGCCGACGTCGGCTCATCAAACAGCATAATTTCTGGCTGCATGCACAGCGCGCGGGCTATCGCCACCCGCTGCTGCTGGCCACCCGATAGCTGAAGCGGAAATTTGTAGGCCTGATTGCCGATATGCACTTTCTCCAGATAATGCATCGCCAGCTCCGTCGCCTGTTTCTGGCTCATCTTGCGCACCAGCCGCGGGCCGATGGTGAGGTTGTCCAGCACGCTAAGATGCGGGAACAAATTAAACTGCTGGAACAGCATGCCGATGCTCAAACGAATGCGATTAATATTGCGCACGTTGTCATTCATTTCGATGCCGTTGACCAGGATCTGCCCCTGCTGATGCTCTTCCAGCCGGTTGATACAGCGAATTAAGGTCGATTTGCCCGACCCGGACGGGCCGCAAATCACCACCCGCTCGCCCTTCGCCACGTTGAGGGAAACATTGTCCAGAACCTGAAACTTTCCGTACCATTTACTGACGGCATTCATTTCAATGATCGGTTGAGGTAAAGCTGCGGACATCAGGAGGCTCCTTCTGCGTGGTGGCTGGCGTCAATGCGTTTTTCTACCCAGATGGCGTAGCGGGAAAGCATAAAGCCGAACAAAATATAAATAGCCGCGATAAAAAGATAGGTTTCGATGTAATAGCGTCGCCACTGCGGGTCCTGCATCACGGCGCTGGTCGCGGTGAGCATGTCAAACAGGCCGATAATAATGACGAACGAGGTGTTTTTCATCGCGGCGATGATATGGTTGGTCACCGCGGGCAGACAGATGCGCAGCGCCTGCGGCAGAATGATTTTGGTGGTCGTGTGCCAGTAGCCGAGATTCAGTACCGTCGCCGCCTCATACTGCCCACGCGGTACAGACTGTAAACCACCGCGGATCACTTCCGCCTGATAGCAGGCAAAAAACAGCGCAATACCAACAATAATGCGCAGCAGTTTATTCACTTCCATATTGGTGGGCAGGAACAGCGGAAACACATTCACCGCCACGAACAGAATGGTGATCAGCGGCACGCCGCGCAGCCCCTCAATAAAGACCACCGACAGTCCACGGAAAAACGGCAGCGGCGAGCGACGGCCCAGCGCCAGCGCTACCGAGACCGGCATACCGAGGATCACCGTGCCGGAAAATAGCAGCAGCGTCAGCGGCAGTCCGCCCCAGTCGGCCGATGGTACCGGCGACAGCCCCAGCACCCCGCCGCTCATCAGACAGTACATCGCCACCAGCGCGACGGCCCACAGCGGCCACAGAAACCGTGAATGCCAGCAGGCAGGCGACAGCGACAGCCCGACGCTCACAAACCAGATCAACATGCACAGCGCCGGACGCCACTGCTGCTCATACGGATATAACCCGAACAGGATAGGCTGGTACTTTTCGCCGATCACCGCCCAGCAGGCACCTGCGGCGGCCCGACACTCCGCCGCTCCGCCGCTGAATACCGCGTCCGTCACGCCCCAGCGCAGCAGTTTTGCGCCGATGGTAACGATGACCGTCAGCAGCACCAGCGTTAATACCGTCTGCAGCGCGCTACTGAACAGGTTGCGACGCAGCCAGTCAATTGCCATAGGTTGCATAGCCTCTCCTTAGCGCTCTTTAATGGCGACGTAACGGTTAAAAAGATTCATCAGCAGTGAGGTCGTAATGCTGATAATCAGATACACCACCATCATGATGGCGATCGCTTCGAGTGCCTGACCGGTCTGATTCATCAGGGTATTGCTGATGTTCGCCAGTTCCGGATACCCCACTACCACGGCAATGGAGCTGTTCTTTGCCAGGCTGACATACTGGCTGGCCAGCGGCGGGACAATCACCCGCATTGCCTGCGGAATAATGACGTGGCGGATCACATGCCAGGGCGAAAAGGAGAGCGAGCGTGCCGCTTCAAGCTGCCCTTTCGGCACCGACTGGATCCCGGCGCGGACGATCTCGGCAATAAACGCCGAGGAATAAAGCGCGATACCCAGCAGCAGCGCGGTGAACTCCGGGCTGATGGTGAAGCCGCCGCGAAAGTTGAAGCCACGCAGTTCCGGGCGATCGATGGCATGCGGCGCGCCGCTCAGCCACCAGACCAACAGCGGCAAGCCGACGAGAAGGACGATTCGCAGGCGCGCCACCGGCAGCAGGCGGCCACTCCGCTCCCGTAACCGCCGGGCCAGCATCGCCAGGGCGAGACTGAGCACCACGCCTGCCGCCAGCGCCCACAAGGTCCACACCCAGCCGGGATCGGCCTGTAACACCGCAAAGGTCAAACCCCGGTTCGTCAGATAACCGGCGCCGGCCAGCTCAATGGCCCCGCGCGGCGACGGCAGATTGCGGATCGTCACCGCCCAGAAAATCACCTGTAAAATCACCGGCACGTTGCGCAGCAACTCCACATAGCCTTCGGCCAGTTTCTTCAGCAGCCAGTTTTTGGACACCCGCCCCAGGCCGACGATAAACCCCAGAACCGTCGCCAGCACAATGCCGCAGGCCATGACATACAGGGTGTTGAGTAAACCAACCAGCACCGCGCGGGCATAGCTGTCGCGCGGCGTATAGTCGATCAGCGTTTCACCAATCGCAAAATGGGCGCTTTGGTTGAGGAACGCAAACCCGGTGGTAATACGCTGGGTTTGCAGATTCTCCACCACGTTGTGATAAAGCCATCCGCAAAAGCCGACCAGCAGCACGGCGAGCAGGATTTGATAGCACCAGGCTCGCGTCGTTTTACTGCCGATGAGCGTCGTGAGGCCAGCGGGGCTGACCTGCCCCGGCGCATCAAGCGTTTCGGTGTGTTGTGATTGTTTCATCATGTCAGGATCGGGCGCATAAACGAAGGTTAGCGGATCGGTAAGCCATACAGCAGGCCACCGTCGTTCCATAATTTATTCAGATCGCGATCCAGCGGCTCTGCGCTCTGGGGACCAAAGTGGCGGTTATAAATATCGCCATAGTTGCCCACCTGCTTAATGATGTTGTAAGCCCACTGGTTATCCAGCCCCAGCTTCTGACCGAAATCGCCACTGACACCTAAAAGCCCCTGCACATCCGGATCGGCGGATTTCAGCTGCTGATCGACGTTCGCCTGGCTGGTTTTCAACTCTTCCGCGTTAAACGTGGCATACACTACCCATTTGACGATATCAAACCACTGATCGTCACCTTTACGCACCGCCATCGCCAGCGGCTCTTTCGAGTAGATCCCCGGCAGGATCACATGGTCGTCCGGGTTTTCGGCATCCACGTTTTTTACGCCGGGTAAGGCGACTTTGTCGCGGGCCAGCACATCGCAACGTCCGGCAAGGTAGGCCGCCACGTACTCTTTATTATTTTCAATCACCACCGGGGTGTAGTGCAGATGGCGGGAGGTAAAGATTTGCGCCACGTTCTGCTCGGTGCTGCTGCCCGGCGTGATGCAGACGGTGGCCCCGTCCAGATCCTCAATTGTTTTCACGCCGCTGTTGGCGCGGACCATAAATCCGGTGCCGGTGTAAAAATTTGGCGGCGCAAAGTTGAGGCCCAGCGACACGTCGCGGGTCAGCGAGGCGGTAATATTGCGCGACAGGACGTCCACCTCACCGGACTGAATGGCCGGAAAACGCTGCGCCGTGGAGAGCGGCGTAAAGCGAACTTTTTTGGCATCGCCTAAGACCGCCGCCGCCAGGGCGCGGCAGAAATCCACATCCAGCCCGATCCACTGGCCTTTACTGTCGATGGAGGAAAAGCCGTGGCGCGCCGGATGAACGCCGCACACCAGTTCGCCCCGGGCTTTAATTTTCTTTAGCGTCTCCCCGTTGCTGGCGGGCGCGTCGGCGGCCTGCGCTGAGAAGGCAAGGTTTCCGCTGGCGATCAGCAAGACCGCCGCCAGCATTTTCATTTTTTTGATCATCATCGACCCTTTTCCCGGTTAATTTTTTGTATTTACAACGCGTCTGACTATGTTCCGCGCTACGCCCGGCCTCTGGCAAAGAAGGAATATGGCGTAGCACATGCAAAAATGATCTAACCCATCCAGCCCTGCGCGCCCTGCCACAGCAGTTGCAGGCTCAGCAGCAGCATCGTCACCCGGAACACTACGCGGAATAGCTTTTCCGGCAGGTTGTCGAGCAGCCGGGAACCCAGCCAGGTGCCCAGCGCGCCGCTGATAATCATCGCAATGAGCACCGGTAGCCAGGCCGCCCAGGCGAAGCCCATCAGACCAAAAGCGAGTATTTTTAATCCGTGCTGAAGGACCATGCAGGTCGCATGGGTGGCAATCAGCGGTTGTCTCTTCAGCCCCTGAGAACTGATAAGTCCCGCGACCATCGGCCCCGTCGCGCCCACAATCATCGTCCCGATGCTGCTGATCCCACCGCCGATGACAAAAAACAGCTTATTCGTCGGCTTCGCCTCACTGCGTTTGTGAAAGACCGTCCAGAGGATAAATAGCGCTAAAGCGATACGCGCCAGGCTGTCCGGGATCGCCGCCGCCAGCGGTGCACCGAGGGCGATACCGACCGCGCTGCCGAGCAAAAACCACAGCACCAGCGGCCAGACCACATACATGCGCTGGATCAGCGTCCGGCTCAGGTTCGATCCTAACTGCACCATCCCGTGCACTGGCATCAGGCTGGCGACCGGCATCCCCAGCCCCATCACCGCCAGCAGCGCCGTGCCGCCGCCTAATCCCATCGCCGCCGTCAGCGCCGAGGTCAGAAAACTGCAAAACACCATCACCCCGGCAAACAGCGGCGAAATGTCAGCAGGAATAAGCGATAAGGTCATAGCGGTTCCACTTAGCGATAATCGTCTTGCAGCAGGCGGGCATACAGCGCCTGCGCGTCTTCGGCAGACATCACGCGAGTGGCACAATCGATAAATTTTTGCGCCAGCACGCCCTCCGCCAGCGGGTTATCCGGGCTGGAGCCCCGCGCCCCGGCAATCGCCTGTTGAAATTGACGCCCGTCTGTGGTGGTCAGGGTGACATAGGCTCGATGCGTCGTCGCCTCGTCATGGCAACCCAGCGTGACCTTGTGCATTAACGACTGCGTTGCCGGATCGGCAAAACGCGCCGTGTCGATAAAATCGTCCAGCGTCAGCGTCCCGGCGACAAAGGCCCGCGCCACGCAGTAGTGCAGACTGAATTTTCCTGCCAGCGGAGTTTCCGGCTGCGGAATATTGATATGCGGGAAGCGGATCGGATGCACCTGCACCTCAATGCGTTCGATCTGTTCTGGTTTCAGGCCCGTCTGCTTGCGCAGCGCCAGCACGCCGTCCACCGGCGAAAGAATGGCGTAACAGCAGGAGAAGTACTTAAAGTTGTTGCTCTTTTCGGTGTCAAGAATGTACGGCGTGCCGTCCCAGCGTTCGGTCAGCGCGGCAGGATCGACATTTTCGCTGCCGTTAAAAACGTTGAAATAGCCATGATGATGTTCCAGCGCCGTTTGCCCGGCGCTGAAGCCTTCCCTGGCCAGTTGCACCGCCATCACCGCACTGCGTGCCGCCTGACCGACGACCAGCGCTTTGGTCTGGCTGCCAAAATTGGATTTAATGCCGGACGCGAGCGAGGCACATATCGATAGCGCCGTCGCGGTGTGTTCTGGCGTTAAGTCGAGCAGCACCGCGCAGGCAGCGACGCCGGCAAAAATACCCACCGTGGTGGTAGGGTGCCAGCCGTGCCGGTACTGGAACGGGCTGACCGCTTTGCCCATCCGCACGGCGGTTTCATAGCCGCATAAATAAGCGCGGATAATCGCCTCGCCGTTAAGCG
Coding sequences within it:
- a CDS encoding amino acid ABC transporter permease, producing the protein MQPMAIDWLRRNLFSSALQTVLTLVLLTVIVTIGAKLLRWGVTDAVFSGGAAECRAAAGACWAVIGEKYQPILFGLYPYEQQWRPALCMLIWFVSVGLSLSPACWHSRFLWPLWAVALVAMYCLMSGGVLGLSPVPSADWGGLPLTLLLFSGTVILGMPVSVALALGRRSPLPFFRGLSVVFIEGLRGVPLITILFVAVNVFPLFLPTNMEVNKLLRIIVGIALFFACYQAEVIRGGLQSVPRGQYEAATVLNLGYWHTTTKIILPQALRICLPAVTNHIIAAMKNTSFVIIIGLFDMLTATSAVMQDPQWRRYYIETYLFIAAIYILFGFMLSRYAIWVEKRIDASHHAEGAS
- a CDS encoding amino acid ABC transporter ATP-binding protein — its product is MSAALPQPIIEMNAVSKWYGKFQVLDNVSLNVAKGERVVICGPSGSGKSTLIRCINRLEEHQQGQILVNGIEMNDNVRNINRIRLSIGMLFQQFNLFPHLSVLDNLTIGPRLVRKMSQKQATELAMHYLEKVHIGNQAYKFPLQLSGGQQQRVAIARALCMQPEIMLFDEPTSALDPEMIKEVLDVMLDLAKGGMTMIVVTHEMGFARTVADNVILMADGRIVESAPPEQFFNQPEHPRTRQFLEQILSH
- a CDS encoding ABC transporter permease subunit (The N-terminal region of this protein, as described by TIGR01726, is a three transmembrane segment that identifies a subfamily of ABC transporter permease subunits, which specificities that include histidine, arginine, glutamine, glutamate, L-cystine (sic), the opines (in Agrobacterium) octopine and nopaline, etc.), giving the protein MMKQSQHTETLDAPGQVSPAGLTTLIGSKTTRAWCYQILLAVLLVGFCGWLYHNVVENLQTQRITTGFAFLNQSAHFAIGETLIDYTPRDSYARAVLVGLLNTLYVMACGIVLATVLGFIVGLGRVSKNWLLKKLAEGYVELLRNVPVILQVIFWAVTIRNLPSPRGAIELAGAGYLTNRGLTFAVLQADPGWVWTLWALAAGVVLSLALAMLARRLRERSGRLLPVARLRIVLLVGLPLLVWWLSGAPHAIDRPELRGFNFRGGFTISPEFTALLLGIALYSSAFIAEIVRAGIQSVPKGQLEAARSLSFSPWHVIRHVIIPQAMRVIVPPLASQYVSLAKNSSIAVVVGYPELANISNTLMNQTGQALEAIAIMMVVYLIISITTSLLMNLFNRYVAIKER
- a CDS encoding MmgE/PrpD family protein, with product MSIAGQLAANLLRFSQQSFSPAAREQARTAIIDTLGVTLAGGVQDGAEKLRRVIVPSAATGNSRVFGTDLRLNALDAALLNGTSSHLLDYDDSNSWLHGHISVAVLPAVLALADEHALNGEAIIRAYLCGYETAVRMGKAVSPFQYRHGWHPTTTVGIFAGVAACAVLLDLTPEHTATALSICASLASGIKSNFGSQTKALVVGQAARSAVMAVQLAREGFSAGQTALEHHHGYFNVFNGSENVDPAALTERWDGTPYILDTEKSNNFKYFSCCYAILSPVDGVLALRKQTGLKPEQIERIEVQVHPIRFPHINIPQPETPLAGKFSLHYCVARAFVAGTLTLDDFIDTARFADPATQSLMHKVTLGCHDEATTHRAYVTLTTTDGRQFQQAIAGARGSSPDNPLAEGVLAQKFIDCATRVMSAEDAQALYARLLQDDYR
- a CDS encoding sulfite exporter TauE/SafE family protein — protein: MTLSLIPADISPLFAGVMVFCSFLTSALTAAMGLGGGTALLAVMGLGMPVASLMPVHGMVQLGSNLSRTLIQRMYVVWPLVLWFLLGSAVGIALGAPLAAAIPDSLARIALALFILWTVFHKRSEAKPTNKLFFVIGGGISSIGTMIVGATGPMVAGLISSQGLKRQPLIATHATCMVLQHGLKILAFGLMGFAWAAWLPVLIAMIISGALGTWLGSRLLDNLPEKLFRVVFRVTMLLLSLQLLWQGAQGWMG
- a CDS encoding amino acid ABC transporter substrate-binding protein, coding for MMIKKMKMLAAVLLIASGNLAFSAQAADAPASNGETLKKIKARGELVCGVHPARHGFSSIDSKGQWIGLDVDFCRALAAAVLGDAKKVRFTPLSTAQRFPAIQSGEVDVLSRNITASLTRDVSLGLNFAPPNFYTGTGFMVRANSGVKTIEDLDGATVCITPGSSTEQNVAQIFTSRHLHYTPVVIENNKEYVAAYLAGRCDVLARDKVALPGVKNVDAENPDDHVILPGIYSKEPLAMAVRKGDDQWFDIVKWVVYATFNAEELKTSQANVDQQLKSADPDVQGLLGVSGDFGQKLGLDNQWAYNIIKQVGNYGDIYNRHFGPQSAEPLDRDLNKLWNDGGLLYGLPIR